A single window of Candidatus Hydrogenedentota bacterium DNA harbors:
- the rpsD gene encoding 30S ribosomal protein S4, with amino-acid sequence MAKYCGPKHRLSRRVGKCIWGRPGSPAEKRPYPPGQHGKTLRRKLSVYGIQLLEKQKVRMYYGGIMERQMRRIFAQAKRLDGNTGTNLMILLESRLDTVVWRLGYAPTIFSARQMVNHCHILVDGEKVNIPSFLVKPGMTISIRERSRKIPMIQNGVENPPHELPEYLEREAKSYEGKMISTPNINNFPVEFDTTSIIGFYSR; translated from the coding sequence ATTGCGGTCCTAAACACAGGTTGAGCCGACGCGTTGGCAAATGTATTTGGGGACGACCCGGCAGCCCGGCAGAAAAACGTCCTTATCCTCCGGGACAACATGGAAAAACGCTGCGTCGCAAATTGTCCGTGTACGGCATCCAGCTCTTAGAAAAACAAAAAGTACGCATGTACTACGGCGGTATTATGGAACGTCAGATGCGCCGTATTTTCGCACAGGCAAAGCGGCTCGACGGAAACACGGGTACCAATCTGATGATCCTCTTGGAATCGCGATTGGATACCGTGGTCTGGCGTTTGGGCTATGCCCCCACCATTTTCTCCGCCAGACAGATGGTCAATCATTGCCATATCCTCGTTGACGGTGAAAAAGTCAATATTCCCTCCTTTTTAGTGAAGCCGGGAATGACCATTTCCATCCGTGAACGCAGCCGAAAAATTCCGATGATTCAAAATGGTGTGGAAAATCCTCCCCATGAATTACCGGAATATCTCGAGCGTGAAGCGAAATCCTACGAGGGGAAAATGATCAGCACACCCAATATCAATAATTTCCCTGTCGAATTTGACACGACGAGTATCATCGGTTTCTATTCTCGTTAA